The Lactobacillus sp. CBA3605 genome contains a region encoding:
- a CDS encoding putative immunity protein: MTEGFRPSHPKISIDDDPGIRSQIEGLTGELSQQQLAKWALVIAKKAMQYVDDNQKHDRQLRLAIDANELWQVNLASVYQVRQASAKVEAMIANSTSSIGAAALECISWAIASAYVDENALRAADQGIKLVNLTAPNDQAAVTAERHWQYQQLAELVENINLGLRHML, encoded by the coding sequence ATGACGGAAGGTTTTAGACCGAGTCACCCTAAAATATCGATTGATGATGACCCTGGAATACGGTCCCAAATCGAAGGATTAACCGGTGAACTCTCACAACAACAACTCGCCAAATGGGCGTTAGTAATTGCCAAAAAAGCGATGCAATATGTCGATGATAATCAGAAGCACGATCGCCAATTACGATTGGCTATTGATGCGAATGAATTATGGCAAGTTAATTTGGCAAGTGTTTATCAAGTGCGGCAAGCCAGTGCCAAGGTTGAGGCGATGATTGCCAACAGTACCAGTTCAATTGGCGCGGCGGCTTTGGAATGTATCAGTTGGGCAATTGCATCGGCGTATGTCGATGAAAATGCCTTACGGGCTGCAGATCAAGGGATTAAGTTAGTTAATTTGACGGCACCTAATGATCAAGCTGCGGTAACCGCTGAGCGTCATTGGCAATATCAGCAATTGGCTGAATTAGTTGAAAACATTAATTTAGGATTGCGTCATATGCTATAA
- a CDS encoding Hsp20/alpha crystallin family protein produces MANDMTNWHNDLFDRFNDLTKVDDLVNGLGRSFLNGTTSNAILKTDIKETDEQYEMQVDVPGIEKKDLALKYRDGKLSITAKRESISDESDKDGNVITSERQTGHFGREYTLPDVDATKIEAHYENGVLKLTLPKKAAADTQHIEIQ; encoded by the coding sequence ATGGCTAATGATATGACAAATTGGCACAATGATTTATTTGATCGGTTCAATGATTTAACGAAGGTCGATGACTTGGTGAACGGATTAGGTCGTTCTTTCTTGAATGGCACGACCAGCAATGCAATTTTGAAGACCGATATTAAAGAAACCGATGAACAATATGAGATGCAAGTTGATGTTCCAGGGATTGAGAAAAAAGATTTGGCGCTAAAATATCGTGATGGTAAGTTGTCCATTACAGCTAAACGTGAAAGTATTAGTGACGAAAGCGATAAAGATGGTAATGTCATTACTAGTGAACGGCAAACCGGACACTTTGGTCGTGAATACACGTTGCCTGATGTGGATGCGACGAAGATTGAAGCCCATTATGAGAATGGGGTCTTGAAGTTAACGTTGCCAAAGAAAGCCGCAGCGGATACGCAACACATTGAGATTCAATAA
- a CDS encoding Na+/H+ antiporter NhaC family protein: MKKTNTMPKISTLEAVIVLLVVLGIMSLGVIGLGLSPQVPVLLAMSAVTAWAMLRGFPWVAVNAGIKEGIDQGIIPIFIFILIGAMISTWIAAGTIPTLMVIGFRLINIHWFLPSVFIVCTLVGAAVGSAFTVTSTVGIAFFGMGVTMNLNPALVAGAIISGGIFGDKLSPLSETNNLASAVVATDLFAHIKHLLWSTLPAGGISLILFAILGHATGSTSLTKINETVTVLTHHFSISALALLPIVLVFICAGFKMPAIPTMLLNIFVSAGLILVEQPTLSMTKLTAIINTGFVSKTGNQSVDTLLSRGGIVSMMSMVALIVVTLSLGGLLMKFGLIGQVMTPLAKRLTSDGKLVTAGIVTCIGVNVLVGEQFLSIILPGRAFRQAFNAGGLADQALGRVLEDGGTVINYLVPWGVGGVFLTTTLGVPTIQYLPFAFFSLLCPVMSLISGFTGLGLAHVGQTTKIKASLKPADNMD; the protein is encoded by the coding sequence ATGAAAAAAACGAATACAATGCCTAAAATTAGTACGCTTGAAGCAGTGATTGTCTTGTTAGTTGTCTTAGGAATTATGAGCCTTGGGGTAATTGGGCTGGGTTTGTCACCACAAGTGCCAGTTTTACTAGCCATGAGTGCCGTGACTGCTTGGGCGATGCTCCGAGGTTTTCCGTGGGTCGCCGTGAATGCTGGGATTAAAGAAGGCATTGATCAAGGTATCATCCCAATTTTTATTTTTATTCTGATTGGCGCGATGATTTCGACTTGGATTGCAGCAGGGACGATTCCAACGTTGATGGTTATCGGTTTTCGGTTAATCAACATCCATTGGTTTTTGCCCTCTGTTTTCATTGTTTGTACGTTAGTCGGCGCCGCAGTGGGGAGCGCTTTTACGGTGACTTCCACGGTTGGGATTGCCTTCTTCGGCATGGGCGTGACGATGAATTTGAATCCAGCCTTAGTGGCCGGTGCCATTATTAGTGGTGGGATTTTCGGCGACAAATTATCGCCATTGTCAGAAACGAATAATTTGGCTTCAGCCGTGGTAGCCACGGATTTATTTGCTCACATTAAGCACTTACTGTGGAGTACTTTACCAGCTGGTGGAATCAGTCTGATTTTATTTGCCATTTTAGGGCATGCGACGGGCAGCACTAGTTTGACGAAAATTAATGAAACGGTGACGGTTTTGACGCATCACTTTAGTATTTCAGCGTTGGCTTTGTTGCCAATTGTGTTGGTTTTTATCTGTGCAGGGTTCAAAATGCCGGCAATTCCAACGATGTTACTGAATATTTTTGTATCAGCAGGGTTGATTTTGGTTGAACAACCGACGCTCTCCATGACCAAATTAACGGCGATTATTAATACAGGCTTTGTCTCCAAAACGGGTAATCAAAGTGTCGATACCTTGTTGTCACGTGGTGGAATTGTCAGCATGATGAGTATGGTAGCCCTAATTGTGGTGACGTTGTCACTAGGTGGTCTCTTAATGAAGTTTGGGTTGATTGGCCAGGTGATGACGCCTTTAGCCAAGCGGTTAACTAGTGATGGTAAGCTGGTCACGGCGGGCATCGTCACTTGTATCGGCGTTAATGTGTTAGTTGGGGAACAGTTCTTGTCCATTATTTTACCAGGCCGCGCTTTTCGCCAAGCGTTTAATGCTGGCGGTCTAGCAGATCAGGCACTGGGCCGGGTACTTGAAGATGGCGGGACCGTTATTAATTACTTAGTCCCATGGGGCGTCGGCGGGGTCTTTTTAACGACTACCCTGGGCGTACCCACAATCCAATACTTGCCATTTGCGTTTTTCAGTTTACTTTGTCCAGTGATGTCATTAATCAGTGGGTTTACCGGACTGGGATTAGCCCATGTCGGTCAAACGACCAAGATTAAAGCGTCGTTAAAGCCAGCGGATAACATGGATTAG
- the mutY gene encoding A/G-specific adenine glycosylase yields the protein MIEWSAATISDFQTTLLAWFDEAGRDLPWRHDHDPYHIWVSEIMLQQTQVQTVIPYYERFMTWFPTIDALATAPEDRLLKAWEGLGYYSRVRNMQRCARQLLADYEGQWPRTAAELVELVGIGPYTAGAIASIAFNEPVPAVDGNAYRVFSRLLEIDADIAKPQTRLIFERAITKIISPTRPGDFNQAIMDLGASYMTARQPDTAHSPVKRFNQAYLDGKELDYPVKTKKPRPQPVAYVAVVVKQADQWLMTQRPSQGMLANLWTVPLIKVADLALADAYTPTELITAVQLYFQQEYQLKVTVAPLSVRPVTHTFTHQKWTIQLLAGTTESTDLAYFAGKLVTTNALTQLPTPKVQAKIWDRYAQREK from the coding sequence ATGATTGAGTGGTCAGCGGCAACGATTAGTGATTTTCAAACGACGTTGTTAGCCTGGTTTGATGAAGCCGGTCGAGATTTGCCTTGGCGCCATGATCACGACCCATATCATATCTGGGTTTCAGAGATTATGTTACAGCAAACGCAGGTTCAAACGGTAATCCCATATTATGAGCGGTTCATGACTTGGTTTCCGACGATTGATGCGTTAGCAACCGCACCGGAAGACCGGCTATTAAAGGCCTGGGAGGGCTTAGGCTATTATTCGCGGGTACGCAATATGCAACGTTGTGCGCGCCAATTATTGGCTGATTACGAGGGGCAATGGCCGCGAACAGCTGCGGAATTAGTCGAGCTGGTTGGCATTGGGCCTTACACGGCAGGTGCTATTGCAAGTATTGCCTTTAATGAACCCGTACCAGCGGTGGATGGTAATGCTTATCGGGTTTTTAGTCGCTTATTAGAAATTGATGCTGATATTGCTAAGCCGCAAACCCGCTTGATTTTTGAACGGGCGATTACAAAGATAATTTCACCGACACGCCCAGGCGATTTTAATCAAGCGATTATGGATTTAGGCGCGAGTTATATGACGGCTCGTCAACCGGATACGGCCCATTCACCGGTCAAACGATTTAATCAGGCTTATTTAGATGGCAAAGAATTGGATTATCCCGTTAAGACAAAAAAGCCACGGCCACAACCGGTAGCGTATGTGGCTGTCGTGGTGAAACAAGCGGATCAGTGGCTAATGACCCAGCGTCCCAGTCAAGGCATGTTGGCTAATTTATGGACGGTCCCACTGATTAAAGTAGCGGATTTGGCATTAGCGGATGCGTATACGCCTACTGAATTAATAACGGCCGTTCAGCTGTATTTTCAACAAGAGTATCAGCTTAAAGTGACCGTGGCGCCATTGTCTGTGCGACCGGTGACCCATACCTTTACCCATCAAAAATGGACGATTCAGTTATTGGCTGGGACTACCGAGTCGACTGATTTAGCGTATTTTGCTGGGAAGCTGGTAACGACGAATGCCTTAACCCAATTGCCCACACCGAAAGTGCAGGCCAAAATTTGGGACCGCTATGCGCAGCGGGAAAAATAA
- a CDS encoding SDR family oxidoreductase, with amino-acid sequence MTKVLILGAAGQIARLAEQQFLNDTQVELTLYLRNAQRVNDLKSDRVTIIDGDTTDVTKLTQAMQGQDVVYANLAGQNIKAQAETVVTAMHTAGLKRLIWISTLGIYDEVPGKFGEWNNATLGSYLTHYFDAAQVLEQSDLDYTIIRPAWLTNKAETDYELTQRHDAFKGTEVSRQSIAALVVQLVQNPTTHLRTSLGVNKPNTDGDKPAWY; translated from the coding sequence ATGACAAAAGTACTTATCTTAGGGGCTGCCGGTCAAATCGCCCGGTTAGCTGAACAACAATTTTTAAACGACACACAAGTAGAACTCACACTTTACTTACGAAATGCACAACGGGTTAACGACTTAAAATCAGATCGTGTCACCATCATTGACGGTGATACAACTGACGTAACCAAGCTGACCCAAGCGATGCAAGGTCAAGATGTGGTCTACGCTAACTTAGCTGGCCAAAATATTAAGGCGCAAGCCGAGACCGTTGTGACTGCGATGCATACCGCCGGACTCAAACGCCTCATTTGGATTTCAACGTTAGGTATTTATGATGAAGTTCCTGGTAAATTTGGCGAATGGAACAATGCCACTTTAGGTAGCTACCTGACTCATTACTTTGATGCCGCCCAAGTCCTAGAACAATCTGACTTAGATTACACCATTATTCGGCCAGCTTGGTTAACGAACAAAGCCGAAACCGATTATGAATTGACTCAACGCCATGATGCCTTTAAAGGTACTGAAGTTTCACGCCAAAGTATCGCCGCGTTAGTCGTCCAATTAGTTCAAAATCCAACCACACACTTACGAACATCCTTAGGGGTTAATAAGCCCAATACCGATGGCGATAAGCCAGCTTGGTATTAA
- the ade gene encoding adenine deaminase: MTKTVDMVITGAKVLNVFTREFELTSLWIDQGHIISNLKNEPYQARQHVDATGQWVVPGLIDAHVHMESAMVAPSEFGKVLLKHGVTTVATDPHELANVAGVAGIKYLIDDARQTLLDVCFMLPSSVPCVPFDDNGATLHAADLRPLYAEPEVHGLAEVMDYGAVARGDADTMAKIHDALAHGYHADGHAAGLNAHQLGVMRNAGLDTDHECTTVTEALERVKAGMWVFLREGTVERDVQATIGAVTEANAGRFAFCTDDKTIADLITEGSIDYNVKLAIASGIRPALAYTMASYHAAKAHRLNDRGSLTPGQLADLVVLTDVKKVQIARTMKKGTWVTTAAATQPLPFTATRLQHQTTLADLQLPLTTGNVNVIGVQPNHIETDHLVKQVPVVAGGFQADLTQDVLKMVVVERHHQTGRVGVGLVHGFQLQQGAVAGSVAHDAHNIVAVGTSDAAILQAINQLTKTNGGIAVATAEQSLAMMPLAIGGLLSTASYTVAAQQLAAIKVAYNQLCATPIAFDPFITLSFLTLPVIPTLKLTDRGLFDYDQFKFIPVERH; this comes from the coding sequence GTGACAAAAACAGTGGATATGGTAATTACGGGCGCCAAAGTGTTGAATGTCTTTACCCGGGAGTTTGAACTGACCAGTTTGTGGATTGATCAGGGGCACATTATCAGTAACCTAAAGAATGAACCTTATCAAGCACGTCAACACGTTGATGCGACCGGTCAGTGGGTGGTTCCTGGGCTAATTGATGCGCATGTGCATATGGAAAGTGCGATGGTTGCCCCGAGTGAATTTGGTAAAGTGCTTCTTAAACATGGTGTGACCACGGTGGCGACTGACCCGCATGAGTTGGCAAATGTGGCCGGAGTTGCCGGCATAAAGTATCTCATTGACGATGCGCGCCAAACGTTATTGGATGTTTGTTTTATGCTCCCATCTTCGGTACCCTGTGTGCCCTTTGATGATAATGGCGCGACTTTACATGCGGCTGATTTACGGCCGTTGTATGCGGAACCCGAAGTTCACGGCTTGGCTGAAGTGATGGATTACGGGGCAGTTGCGCGCGGTGATGCCGACACGATGGCTAAGATTCATGATGCATTAGCCCATGGTTACCATGCAGATGGGCATGCGGCCGGATTAAATGCTCATCAATTGGGCGTCATGCGCAATGCTGGTTTGGACACGGATCACGAATGTACCACGGTGACCGAAGCCTTAGAACGGGTAAAAGCTGGTATGTGGGTCTTTTTACGGGAGGGAACGGTCGAACGTGATGTGCAAGCGACGATTGGTGCGGTGACCGAAGCTAATGCTGGTCGATTTGCTTTTTGTACGGATGACAAAACGATTGCTGACTTAATTACTGAGGGCTCGATTGATTACAACGTTAAGCTGGCGATTGCGAGTGGTATTCGGCCAGCGTTAGCCTATACCATGGCGAGTTATCATGCTGCTAAAGCCCATCGGTTAAATGACCGTGGTAGCTTAACACCAGGTCAATTGGCTGATTTAGTGGTATTGACGGATGTAAAAAAGGTGCAGATTGCCCGTACCATGAAAAAGGGGACCTGGGTTACGACGGCCGCTGCCACGCAGCCATTGCCATTTACTGCTACCCGGCTACAACATCAAACGACCTTAGCCGATTTGCAGTTGCCGTTAACGACGGGCAATGTGAACGTGATTGGGGTACAACCAAATCACATTGAAACAGATCATTTAGTGAAGCAAGTGCCAGTCGTGGCTGGCGGATTTCAAGCTGATTTGACTCAAGATGTTTTGAAAATGGTGGTGGTGGAACGCCATCATCAGACGGGCCGGGTCGGCGTGGGCTTGGTCCATGGCTTTCAGTTACAACAAGGCGCTGTGGCGGGATCGGTGGCGCATGATGCTCATAATATTGTGGCAGTTGGTACGTCGGATGCCGCTATTTTACAAGCGATTAATCAATTAACAAAAACAAATGGTGGCATTGCGGTGGCAACCGCTGAACAGTCCTTAGCGATGATGCCATTGGCGATTGGCGGGTTACTGTCAACGGCCTCATATACGGTTGCTGCCCAACAATTAGCGGCGATTAAGGTTGCTTATAATCAGCTATGCGCAACGCCAATTGCGTTTGATCCTTTTATAACATTGTCATTTTTAACGTTACCAGTTATTCCAACTTTAAAATTAACTGATCGTGGGTTGTTTGATTACGATCAATTTAAATTTATTCCAGTCGAACGGCACTAA
- a CDS encoding phosphatidylglycerophosphatase A has translation MYNKAFKYPDKAAYEFVIKALAAKGITYKEIAQITFNLQIKYVPELTIAECETEAQEVLHKRELLNNAMVALELDRLATEGQLKEPLQSIVANDAGVFGVDEGLALNMANIYGTIGVTNYGYVDKVKEGVIKQLDTDKSGVVNTFIDDLVGAIAAAVAAKIAHKYA, from the coding sequence ATGTATAATAAAGCATTTAAATATCCTGATAAAGCCGCCTACGAATTTGTCATTAAAGCGCTGGCCGCTAAGGGCATTACTTATAAAGAAATTGCGCAAATTACTTTTAATTTACAAATTAAGTATGTCCCAGAACTAACCATCGCCGAATGTGAAACAGAAGCCCAAGAAGTCTTGCATAAGCGCGAGCTCCTCAACAACGCAATGGTCGCCTTGGAATTAGATCGGTTAGCTACTGAAGGTCAGCTCAAAGAACCCCTTCAATCCATCGTCGCTAATGATGCTGGTGTTTTTGGCGTCGATGAAGGCTTAGCCCTCAACATGGCCAATATTTACGGAACCATCGGTGTCACTAATTATGGCTATGTGGATAAAGTTAAAGAAGGCGTTATTAAACAGCTAGATACTGATAAATCCGGCGTTGTTAATACCTTTATTGACGACCTTGTTGGGGCCATCGCCGCCGCTGTAGCCGCCAAAATTGCCCATAAATACGCTTAA
- a CDS encoding SIS domain-containing protein has protein sequence MNNPTMLSYIRREQTVLGQLLTGYTDQTDAALAPAPTETTHWLILATASSLNAARSAQGYIQKIAAVQVEVVDAEHYLNYVPVNPLIDTVIGISLNGEDAAVLAAIQKVKAQTNVFVLALTSQLDTSLVTLADANFDLLTGHETSPYITLSYQAILLSLMFLGLRSATNRQLITPFFANQELDEFGLLIEHINETSQRASDFYRKFTIDFGLAPQFTSIGSSVLAGTLAEVQTKFTEIVRVPTHGYTLNAFTTGGYLGTHDNHRQFYIELNTTPNVMATLQAVKTYESRLTPHIYTISLTGEQPTLNDEQTLQLHQVDDALKAPLLAIIPFQILAWYIAKAKGINLAHPIFTDFQASLPK, from the coding sequence ATGAATAATCCAACGATGCTATCTTATATTCGCCGTGAACAAACGGTGCTCGGCCAATTATTGACCGGCTATACCGATCAGACCGACGCCGCCTTGGCACCAGCCCCCACCGAAACCACCCACTGGCTTATTTTAGCAACGGCCTCTAGTTTAAATGCCGCTCGCAGTGCGCAAGGCTACATCCAAAAAATAGCTGCCGTACAAGTAGAAGTGGTCGATGCTGAACACTATCTGAATTATGTGCCCGTCAATCCATTGATTGACACCGTCATTGGGATTTCGCTCAACGGTGAAGATGCCGCCGTCCTCGCTGCGATTCAAAAAGTCAAAGCCCAAACCAACGTCTTTGTTTTAGCTTTGACGAGTCAATTGGACACCTCACTCGTTACATTAGCCGATGCGAACTTCGATCTTTTAACCGGTCACGAAACGAGTCCCTATATCACATTAAGTTATCAAGCCATTTTGCTAAGTCTGATGTTCTTAGGCCTTCGAAGTGCAACTAATCGCCAACTCATCACGCCCTTCTTCGCCAACCAAGAACTAGATGAATTTGGCTTACTAATTGAACACATTAATGAAACCAGCCAACGAGCCAGTGATTTCTACCGTAAATTCACAATTGACTTCGGCTTAGCCCCACAATTTACCAGTATTGGATCCAGTGTGTTAGCTGGCACGCTAGCTGAAGTTCAAACAAAATTCACTGAAATTGTGCGTGTTCCCACCCATGGCTATACCTTAAACGCTTTCACTACTGGCGGTTATCTAGGGACCCATGACAATCATCGACAGTTCTATATTGAACTCAATACGACCCCAAATGTCATGGCAACCTTGCAAGCGGTCAAGACGTATGAATCCCGTCTAACGCCACATATCTATACGATTAGCTTAACTGGTGAACAACCAACTTTAAATGACGAACAAACCTTGCAACTGCATCAAGTTGATGATGCGCTAAAAGCACCTTTATTAGCAATTATCCCGTTCCAAATTCTAGCTTGGTATATTGCTAAAGCTAAGGGTATTAACCTTGCTCATCCAATTTTCACTGACTTTCAAGCTAGTTTACCAAAATAA
- a CDS encoding GNAT family N-acetyltransferase, with protein sequence MNLKWYVKQFSGLTTIQLHDIYQLRAKSFVQEQARSYQDPDDTDFDARHIFAYDNGHLVAYARIYEHAGVVTFGRITTDSTYRGTGLGKQLMNHVMAILKVHYADAQIEIDAQTQVQKFYEKFGLTTQGDPFTDLGAEVIKMQAPVQALVMA encoded by the coding sequence TTGAATTTGAAATGGTATGTTAAACAATTTTCCGGTCTAACGACGATTCAATTACACGATATTTATCAACTCCGCGCAAAAAGTTTCGTCCAAGAACAAGCCCGGAGTTATCAAGACCCTGATGATACCGATTTTGACGCTCGTCATATTTTTGCTTACGATAATGGTCACTTAGTCGCCTATGCACGGATTTATGAACATGCTGGGGTCGTGACTTTTGGCCGTATCACAACTGATAGTACGTATCGCGGCACTGGTCTCGGTAAACAGCTCATGAACCATGTCATGGCAATTTTGAAAGTTCATTATGCCGATGCTCAGATTGAAATTGACGCTCAAACCCAAGTTCAAAAGTTTTACGAAAAATTCGGCCTAACAACCCAAGGGGACCCCTTTACCGATTTAGGCGCCGAAGTTATCAAAATGCAAGCACCCGTTCAAGCTTTGGTAATGGCTTGA
- a CDS encoding alpha/beta hydrolase: MKRFRTAVQFLLLAFVIGATVVLIGAGGNQTKITKVTSQVQPTAAVGLNQRYQKSRTATVFLHGYNGGAGSTNYLIKQAEQAGAAQKALVVHVYKDGVMAFKGYWHKSIKNPMVQVVFQDNHAPQKTQIYWLHQVLVQLKTKYGVTSYNAVGHSLGANDIVNQALKYGTDQALPTLQKVVTIAGPFDGLTGYLNAETEAQTQTVAAKPVRFSQHFAAMLKQRQNFPQHVKLLNVIGDTDNGFNNDGFVSVASARSVSYLLRNKLAQYQEDFYSGATAAHCALNQNPQVAKSMISFLW, from the coding sequence GTGAAGCGATTTAGAACGGCCGTTCAATTTTTACTGTTGGCGTTTGTAATCGGTGCAACGGTTGTGCTCATTGGGGCTGGTGGTAATCAGACTAAAATCACAAAGGTGACCAGTCAAGTACAACCAACAGCTGCGGTCGGTTTAAATCAACGCTACCAAAAGTCGCGCACGGCAACTGTCTTTTTACATGGTTATAATGGTGGTGCAGGATCGACTAATTATTTGATTAAGCAGGCTGAACAAGCGGGAGCGGCTCAAAAAGCGTTGGTCGTCCACGTTTATAAAGATGGGGTGATGGCGTTTAAGGGTTACTGGCACAAGTCCATTAAGAATCCGATGGTTCAGGTGGTCTTTCAAGATAATCATGCGCCGCAAAAAACACAGATTTATTGGCTACACCAAGTGTTAGTTCAATTGAAAACAAAATATGGCGTGACTAGCTATAATGCTGTGGGTCATTCGTTAGGTGCCAATGATATTGTGAATCAGGCCCTGAAGTATGGTACTGATCAGGCGTTGCCTACCTTACAGAAAGTTGTCACGATTGCGGGGCCTTTTGATGGTTTGACAGGTTATCTGAATGCTGAGACTGAGGCACAAACTCAGACCGTTGCCGCAAAGCCGGTCCGGTTTTCACAACATTTTGCAGCGATGTTGAAGCAGCGACAAAATTTTCCGCAACACGTCAAGCTATTGAATGTTATTGGAGATACGGATAATGGCTTCAACAATGACGGCTTTGTTTCGGTGGCTTCGGCCCGCTCGGTTAGTTATTTATTACGGAATAAATTAGCACAATATCAAGAAGACTTCTATAGTGGAGCCACGGCGGCTCATTGTGCGCTAAACCAGAATCCCCAAGTGGCAAAATCCATGATTTCATTTTTGTGGTGA
- a CDS encoding 2-hydroxyacid dehydrogenase family protein — MAKIFISAVIPASGIEALKAAGYQPEMYQGPGLISQADLIAGVADAEVLITPLSTKVDQTVIDQAPQLKLIANFGAGFNNIDVNYAAVKAIAVTNTPGVSTASTAEVTVGLILAVTHRIVEGDQVMRTTGFDGWAPCFFLGHELAGKTLGIIGMGAIGQAVAKRLHAFGMRIVYYQRQPLDVFTASKTDATYLTLPELLKTADVVSLHAPLTAETTHLLGAEQLNLMRPSAYLINAARGPLLDEKALLAQLQTKQLAGAALDVYELEPQLTPGFAALKNVVLTPHIGNATVEARDAMAKIVTMNAIAVLNGQAPQAVVNGVKAPVEPKD; from the coding sequence ATGGCAAAAATTTTTATTTCAGCAGTTATTCCAGCGAGTGGGATTGAAGCTTTAAAAGCAGCTGGGTATCAACCCGAGATGTATCAAGGGCCAGGGCTAATTAGCCAAGCCGACTTAATTGCCGGTGTGGCGGATGCTGAGGTGCTGATTACGCCGTTATCAACCAAGGTTGATCAAACGGTTATTGATCAAGCGCCTCAGTTAAAATTAATTGCTAATTTTGGTGCTGGCTTTAATAACATTGATGTGAATTATGCCGCCGTCAAGGCGATTGCGGTGACTAATACGCCCGGAGTTTCGACGGCTAGCACTGCCGAAGTGACGGTTGGATTGATTTTAGCCGTGACGCACCGGATTGTCGAAGGTGATCAGGTGATGCGAACGACGGGCTTTGATGGTTGGGCCCCTTGTTTCTTCTTGGGCCACGAACTTGCCGGCAAGACGCTGGGAATTATTGGGATGGGAGCCATTGGTCAGGCCGTTGCGAAACGATTGCATGCATTTGGCATGCGGATCGTGTATTATCAACGCCAACCCTTAGATGTTTTTACGGCTAGTAAGACAGATGCGACGTATTTAACGCTACCAGAGTTACTAAAGACAGCCGATGTTGTGAGTCTACATGCGCCTTTGACTGCTGAGACGACACATTTATTAGGTGCTGAACAACTTAATTTAATGCGTCCAAGTGCTTACTTGATCAATGCAGCTCGTGGGCCATTATTGGATGAAAAGGCGTTGCTAGCGCAGTTACAAACCAAGCAATTAGCTGGGGCTGCGTTAGATGTGTATGAATTAGAACCACAGTTAACCCCAGGATTCGCAGCGCTAAAGAACGTGGTTTTAACCCCACATATTGGTAATGCCACGGTGGAAGCACGTGATGCGATGGCTAAAATTGTGACTATGAATGCGATTGCGGTTTTAAACGGACAGGCGCCTCAAGCCGTCGTTAATGGGGTCAAAGCGCCAGTTGAGCCGAAAGATTAA
- a CDS encoding Spx/MgsR family RNA polymerase-binding regulatory protein: MINLCVLPSTASCRKAHRWLLEHRIPFHERNMNAQPLTEVEIKHLLQYTYNGIDDLISTKSNAYRQLSKTTPIEDMPLSEAVHVLSQTPQLLRRPIIFDDHRLLCGFNQDEIRMFIPREQRYLKMKSLSEHQMA, translated from the coding sequence ATGATAAACTTATGTGTGTTACCAAGTACCGCAAGTTGTCGCAAAGCCCATCGCTGGTTATTAGAGCATCGGATTCCGTTCCATGAACGCAATATGAATGCCCAGCCTTTGACCGAAGTCGAAATTAAACATTTGTTGCAGTACACTTACAATGGCATTGATGATTTAATCAGTACTAAGTCCAATGCTTATCGGCAATTAAGTAAGACGACACCAATTGAAGATATGCCGTTAAGTGAAGCAGTCCATGTGTTGAGCCAGACACCACAATTATTACGGCGGCCAATTATTTTTGATGACCATCGCTTACTTTGTGGGTTCAACCAAGATGAAATTCGGATGTTTATTCCACGTGAACAACGGTATCTAAAGATGAAATCATTATCAGAACACCAAATGGCTTAA
- a CDS encoding DUF488 domain-containing protein — protein MKLKVERIYTKPVDLDGYRILVDRLWPRGISKINAQLDDWVKTIAPSTELRQWFNHEPEKYPAFKKRYLSELENNPLSSDFCHLVNNELKKNNVILLYGAKDERYNQAIVLKDYLMQPGGRPTD, from the coding sequence GTGAAATTAAAAGTAGAACGTATTTATACTAAACCAGTAGACTTGGATGGGTATCGAATTTTGGTGGATCGATTATGGCCACGCGGTATTTCTAAAATTAATGCCCAGTTAGATGATTGGGTGAAAACGATTGCGCCGTCAACGGAATTACGGCAATGGTTCAATCATGAGCCCGAAAAATATCCAGCGTTTAAAAAACGTTACTTAAGTGAACTTGAAAATAACCCACTAAGCTCGGACTTTTGTCACCTTGTCAATAATGAACTTAAAAAAAACAACGTCATTTTGCTCTATGGCGCCAAGGACGAGCGTTATAATCAAGCAATTGTGTTGAAGGACTATTTGATGCAACCAGGTGGTCGTCCCACTGATTAA